A genomic region of Thermodesulfobium narugense DSM 14796 contains the following coding sequences:
- a CDS encoding helix-turn-helix transcriptional regulator, protein MFFRYYLSYLTRERFLLSFSLGLLFVFLWLFFLDGPFLYVVAERWHTSCAILFRAFLFVQALTFFVIVKLFENKNFIKIINPTIKIVSILFSVFLLGLFFGSYIFDNIFIPIFLIALCSIFFTFLFVLTLLMFFKENFVFWSVIFAISTLFATIVMFLLNKIFNNFSYLSFSSFPLLMFVLSKINFDSYFRKNFSKFDFGVFPKKIIFVFLGFYCCGGAVYNFLLNFSTNNDYFLSNIAYCISALVLPIFIYFKKLEISSLYRPSLAILIVAFFWFPLYFENPFSLIIFSLFQIGFAIFDFYSLALILSFSIQKRYDIRVLPFGYFIITSSIFFGDLLYFFIRQIPQNFELVSLLSYTAGIILILLFALIKADYYEPFLFFRKEKHVVTVEDSKFETIFEKKFNSFGLTPREKEIVKYILMGRNGRYIAEIMHISENTFKTHMRNIFRKCNVSNRQELIDIMRKD, encoded by the coding sequence TTGTTCTTCAGGTATTATTTGTCTTATTTAACTAGAGAGAGATTTTTACTTTCTTTTTCTTTAGGATTGTTATTTGTTTTTCTATGGCTATTTTTTCTTGATGGCCCCTTTTTGTATGTGGTGGCTGAACGGTGGCATACTTCTTGTGCTATCTTGTTTAGAGCTTTTTTGTTTGTTCAAGCTTTAACTTTTTTTGTCATCGTAAAGCTCTTTGAAAATAAAAATTTTATTAAAATAATTAATCCAACTATTAAAATAGTTTCAATTCTTTTTTCAGTTTTCCTATTGGGACTATTTTTTGGAAGTTATATTTTTGATAATATTTTTATTCCTATCTTTTTAATTGCCCTTTGTTCTATTTTTTTTACTTTCTTATTTGTTTTAACACTTTTAATGTTTTTTAAAGAAAATTTTGTTTTCTGGTCTGTTATTTTTGCTATTTCGACTCTTTTTGCTACCATTGTAATGTTTTTGTTAAACAAAATATTCAATAACTTTTCATACTTGTCTTTTTCTTCGTTTCCTTTATTAATGTTTGTTTTGTCTAAAATTAATTTTGATTCATATTTTCGAAAAAATTTTAGCAAATTTGATTTTGGAGTTTTTCCTAAAAAAATTATTTTTGTTTTTCTGGGGTTTTATTGTTGTGGAGGAGCAGTTTATAATTTTCTTTTAAATTTTTCAACTAACAACGATTATTTTCTATCAAATATAGCTTATTGTATTAGCGCTCTGGTTTTACCTATTTTTATTTATTTCAAGAAACTCGAAATTTCTAGTCTTTATAGACCATCGTTGGCCATTTTGATTGTTGCATTTTTTTGGTTTCCACTTTATTTTGAAAATCCATTTTCGCTTATAATTTTTTCTCTTTTCCAGATTGGATTTGCGATCTTTGATTTTTATTCTTTAGCTTTAATTTTATCCTTTTCTATCCAAAAAAGATATGATATAAGAGTTTTGCCCTTTGGATATTTTATAATTACTAGCTCTATTTTTTTCGGTGATTTATTATACTTTTTCATTCGTCAAATTCCGCAAAATTTCGAACTAGTTAGTTTGTTGTCTTATACTGCAGGTATTATTCTGATTCTTTTGTTTGCTTTGATAAAAGCTGATTATTATGAGCCCTTTCTTTTCTTTAGAAAGGAAAAGCATGTAGTTACAGTGGAGGATTCTAAATTTGAAACTATTTTCGAAAAGAAATTTAATTCTTTTGGCTTAACCCCAAGAGAAAAAGAGATTGTTAAGTATATCTTAATGGGTAGGAATGGTAGATATATTGCTGAAATTATGCATATCTCTGAAAATACTTTTAAGACTCATATGAGGAATATATTCAGGAAGTGCAATGTGTCAAATAGGCAGGAATTAATTGACATAATGAGGAAAGATTAA
- a CDS encoding HlyD family secretion protein — protein sequence MKNKKAIVIFLLILIAAILVYWFLIRKEPPNNVIEVSGNIEADQYNVSFQIYGTLSSLKVQEGDKVKKGELLATLSRKDLEDSLQAAIHNMNKAKALYDQYLSGYRTQDIKMAEADRDAKLAQFEKAQSDYIRYEKLYKEDAIPASSFDDIKSIYLSSKEALKASEQKLKELQSGYRQEEVESAKEAYKESIAQVEQAKTILGYTKIYSPIDGVVFSKDSEVGEFVSSGTPVLTLYDLNSTYVKVYVSEKDIGFVKLNAPCTIKVDSFPDKNFSGYVEAISDKAEYTPKFIQTKDERVKYMFWVKVKISNPEGILKPGMPADVYIEKAQ from the coding sequence TTGAAGAACAAAAAAGCAATTGTTATTTTTTTGCTAATATTAATAGCAGCAATATTGGTATACTGGTTTTTAATAAGAAAAGAACCACCAAATAATGTCATTGAAGTTTCTGGAAATATAGAAGCAGATCAATACAACGTTTCTTTCCAAATTTATGGAACTTTATCCTCTTTGAAGGTACAAGAAGGAGATAAAGTAAAAAAGGGTGAACTACTTGCTACCCTTTCAAGAAAAGATCTTGAAGATTCCTTGCAGGCTGCTATACACAATATGAATAAGGCAAAAGCTTTATATGATCAATATCTTTCGGGATATAGAACTCAAGACATAAAGATGGCTGAAGCTGATAGAGACGCTAAGCTTGCTCAGTTTGAAAAGGCACAGAGCGACTACATTAGATATGAAAAGTTATACAAGGAGGATGCAATTCCAGCCTCTAGCTTCGACGATATCAAAAGTATTTATCTTTCATCTAAAGAGGCATTAAAAGCAAGCGAGCAAAAGCTTAAAGAATTGCAATCAGGCTACAGGCAAGAGGAAGTTGAATCTGCCAAAGAAGCATATAAAGAAAGCATCGCTCAGGTAGAGCAGGCAAAAACAATTTTAGGATATACTAAAATTTACTCGCCTATTGACGGCGTTGTATTTTCAAAAGATTCAGAAGTAGGAGAATTTGTCTCTTCTGGCACTCCTGTATTAACTCTTTACGATTTGAATAGTACGTACGTAAAAGTGTATGTCAGCGAAAAGGATATTGGCTTTGTTAAATTAAATGCTCCCTGCACTATAAAGGTTGATTCCTTTCCAGATAAAAATTTTAGTGGCTATGTAGAAGCAATATCAGACAAAGCAGAATATACCCCTAAATTTATTCAAACCAAAGATGAAAGAGTTAAATATATGTTTTGGGTTAAGGTAAAAATCAGTAACCCTGAAGGAATTTTAAAACCCGGCATGCCAGCAGATGTCTATATAGAAAAAGCTCAATGA
- a CDS encoding ABC transporter ATP-binding protein, protein MISIVNITKSFGKKKVLDNINLELDKGKILTILGPDGSGKTTLIKIIIGLLRPDSGEIFINNINITKNISSTRELIGYKAQEFSLYQDLTISENIRFFGNLYSLSGKELDEREDFILEFIGLKSFKHRFAEALSGGMKTRLAIGCALIHNPPVLLLDEPNVGVDPASRKSVWKLLRELTNSGKTIIVTTPYFLEGELSDKVVFIKEGKTVLSGKPKELLENIDFIVYKIEGENLQNFYFDLKKKEFEFKYWLKNEHIRILLSKNEEFSKISEKILVNNNKTVKIDKPDLEDIYLWHST, encoded by the coding sequence ATGATTTCAATTGTTAACATAACTAAGAGCTTTGGTAAAAAGAAAGTATTAGATAATATAAATCTTGAGCTGGACAAGGGAAAGATTTTAACTATCTTAGGACCAGACGGATCAGGAAAAACTACTCTTATAAAGATTATTATTGGACTACTTCGTCCAGACTCAGGCGAAATATTCATAAATAATATAAACATTACAAAGAATATCTCATCAACAAGAGAGCTTATAGGATACAAGGCACAAGAGTTTTCATTATATCAAGATCTTACTATCAGTGAAAATATTAGATTTTTCGGAAATCTTTATTCGCTATCCGGAAAAGAACTCGATGAAAGAGAAGATTTTATACTTGAGTTTATAGGTTTGAAAAGTTTTAAGCACAGGTTTGCTGAAGCTCTTTCTGGAGGAATGAAAACTAGACTTGCTATTGGCTGTGCTTTAATACACAATCCCCCAGTACTTTTATTAGATGAGCCAAACGTCGGCGTAGATCCTGCCTCAAGAAAAAGTGTTTGGAAACTTTTAAGGGAGCTCACCAATTCAGGTAAAACAATTATAGTAACTACACCATATTTCTTGGAAGGAGAGCTATCAGACAAAGTTGTGTTTATTAAAGAGGGCAAAACAGTTTTATCTGGGAAACCCAAAGAACTTCTTGAAAATATTGATTTTATAGTATATAAGATAGAAGGAGAAAATTTACAGAACTTTTATTTCGATTTAAAGAAAAAGGAATTTGAATTTAAATACTGGTTAAAAAATGAACATATCAGAATATTATTATCCAAAAATGAAGAATTCAGTAAAATTTCTGAAAAAATTCTTGTTAATAATAATAAAACAGTAAAAATAGACAAACCTGACCTGGAAGATATATATCTATGGCATTCGACATAG
- a CDS encoding ABC transporter ATP-binding protein yields the protein MAFDIENVIEVENLTKRFGNFTAVDNISFSIKRGTVFGFLGPNGAGKTTTIKLILGLINKTSGKIKIFGEDIEKFSKEKLGYMSQKFSLYYDLKVFENMIFYGSIYGYSRKDLEKRIDFLLEQYHLKEVKNILVRDIGGLRQRVAFCTAILHNPDILVLDEPTSGVDPDARINFWDAIYSYAREGKTVLVTTHYMDEAEFCNQIGFIISGKLKFVGTPNSAKKIYFENSNKIGNLEDAFLWFMEN from the coding sequence ATGGCATTCGACATAGAAAATGTAATTGAGGTCGAAAATTTAACAAAAAGATTTGGTAATTTCACAGCAGTTGATAATATCAGCTTTTCAATAAAAAGAGGCACGGTATTTGGCTTTTTAGGCCCAAATGGAGCTGGGAAGACCACAACTATAAAGCTAATTCTTGGATTAATAAACAAGACAAGCGGCAAAATAAAAATTTTTGGAGAAGATATAGAAAAATTTTCAAAAGAGAAATTGGGTTACATGTCTCAAAAATTCTCTTTATATTATGACCTAAAAGTTTTTGAAAATATGATTTTTTATGGTTCTATTTATGGTTATTCACGAAAAGACTTAGAGAAAAGAATAGATTTTTTGTTAGAACAATATCACCTTAAAGAAGTAAAAAATATTTTGGTAAGAGATATCGGTGGACTAAGACAAAGGGTTGCATTTTGCACAGCAATCCTTCATAATCCCGATATCTTAGTTCTTGACGAACCAACAAGCGGCGTGGATCCCGATGCCAGAATAAACTTTTGGGACGCTATCTATAGTTATGCAAGAGAAGGAAAAACTGTACTGGTTACAACACACTATATGGATGAAGCAGAATTTTGCAATCAAATAGGTTTTATTATCTCAGGAAAATTAAAATTTGTTGGAACTCCAAACTCTGCAAAAAAGATTTATTTCGAAAACTCAAATAAAATTGGAAATCTTGAGGATGCCTTTTTGTGGTTTATGGAAAATTAG
- the selD gene encoding selenide, water dikinase SelD: MGNFPKLTSLVRCAGUAAKLNPKDLGEVLKDLPKFEHPGLIFNSDGLDDAGAFVIKDDIAIVQSVDFFPPVVNSPDLYGKIAAANSLSDLYAVGAKPITALNILGFPRYDIELNVINEILRGSHEKIKEAGALILGGHSMDDIELKYGLSVTGIAKKDELITHSNAQPGDIIVLTKPLGTGILTSALKIELIDEIDMQDALNSMQELNYFAGEAQKRFKASSGTDITGFGLIGHAVNIAKSSNVIFEIFANSLPVFEKVLELADDGVLPAGIFANIDFYKDNVVEIGKIPESYRYVVYDPQTSGGLLSTYKPSVVDDVLRFLINNKVSAHIIGVVKKGSVFNPGTIVIKEGSI, translated from the coding sequence GTGGGCAACTTCCCAAAGCTTACTTCTTTAGTTCGTTGTGCTGGCTGAGCTGCTAAATTAAATCCAAAGGACCTAGGTGAGGTTCTAAAAGATTTACCAAAATTTGAACATCCAGGCCTTATTTTCAATTCTGACGGCCTTGATGATGCTGGAGCTTTTGTTATAAAAGACGACATAGCCATTGTCCAATCTGTCGACTTTTTCCCTCCTGTGGTAAATAGCCCTGACCTATACGGTAAAATTGCAGCAGCTAATTCTCTTTCCGACCTATATGCAGTTGGTGCAAAACCTATTACAGCTTTAAATATTTTAGGATTTCCAAGATATGATATTGAACTAAACGTTATAAATGAAATACTTAGAGGCTCTCACGAAAAGATAAAAGAAGCTGGCGCACTGATACTTGGTGGCCACAGCATGGACGATATAGAACTTAAATATGGACTTAGCGTTACGGGAATTGCAAAAAAAGACGAGTTAATAACTCACAGTAACGCACAACCTGGAGACATAATAGTTCTCACAAAACCTCTTGGTACCGGGATACTAACTTCCGCTCTAAAAATTGAGCTTATTGACGAAATAGATATGCAAGATGCTCTCAACTCTATGCAAGAGTTAAATTATTTTGCAGGTGAAGCACAAAAAAGGTTTAAAGCGAGTTCTGGCACAGACATTACAGGTTTTGGATTAATCGGTCATGCAGTTAACATAGCAAAATCTAGTAATGTTATATTTGAAATATTTGCAAATTCTTTGCCTGTTTTTGAAAAAGTACTAGAACTCGCAGATGATGGAGTATTACCTGCAGGAATATTTGCAAATATTGACTTCTACAAAGACAACGTAGTTGAAATAGGAAAGATCCCAGAAAGTTACAGGTATGTTGTCTACGATCCACAAACTTCTGGAGGCCTACTTTCCACTTATAAACCAAGTGTTGTAGACGATGTTTTAAGATTTCTAATCAATAACAAAGTGAGCGCGCACATTATAGGTGTTGTCAAAAAGGGTTCAGTTTTTAATCCTGGCACAATTGTTATTAAAGAAGGGTCTATTTGA
- a CDS encoding ABC transporter permease: protein MRASLQRIWAVFIKEFIQFFRDKVTFVTAISIPLIQLILYGYAINTDVKHQSTVVYDQSRSVMSRDILYKFQSSQYFDIKKFVNSSDAVGRAIDNGQAKVGIIIPPKLESNILGNKSSQILVIIDASDPMSSSSALSASQMIGLMENQEILTKKLQQNGIILPNKNPFEVDVRAWYNPDLLSTYFLVPGLIAVLISLSTLVLTAMAIVREKERGTYEQLIITPLRPIELTIGKVTPYAIIGYAQMTLVIIAAIVLFNLNIKGNLLLLYIFALPFILANLSLGYIISTLAKNQQQALQMSFFLMVPIFLLSGFMFPREAMPGIIYYLSYIAPATFFLVIVRGIILKGLGFSELWQWELGLIIYIIIALNISRFLLKRKS from the coding sequence ATGAGAGCTTCTCTTCAAAGGATATGGGCTGTATTTATCAAGGAATTTATCCAATTTTTCAGAGATAAAGTTACTTTTGTCACTGCTATTTCAATTCCTTTAATACAGCTTATTTTGTATGGCTACGCTATAAATACTGACGTGAAGCATCAATCTACAGTTGTATACGATCAATCAAGATCTGTAATGTCAAGAGATATATTATATAAATTTCAAAGTTCCCAATATTTTGATATAAAGAAATTTGTAAACAGCTCTGACGCAGTTGGAAGGGCAATAGACAATGGCCAAGCAAAAGTAGGCATTATCATTCCCCCAAAGCTAGAATCTAACATACTGGGCAACAAATCAAGTCAAATTTTAGTAATAATCGATGCATCTGATCCTATGTCATCCAGTTCTGCCCTTTCCGCATCTCAAATGATAGGTTTGATGGAAAATCAAGAAATACTAACAAAAAAACTACAGCAAAATGGTATAATATTGCCCAACAAAAACCCTTTCGAAGTTGACGTCAGAGCCTGGTATAACCCCGATCTTTTATCAACTTATTTTCTGGTACCTGGTTTAATTGCAGTTTTAATTAGTTTATCAACACTAGTCCTAACAGCTATGGCAATTGTAAGAGAAAAAGAAAGAGGAACATATGAACAATTAATAATTACCCCACTTAGACCAATTGAGTTAACTATTGGAAAAGTAACTCCATATGCCATTATAGGATATGCACAAATGACTCTTGTAATAATAGCTGCTATAGTACTTTTCAATCTTAACATAAAGGGGAATTTGCTTTTGTTGTATATCTTTGCTCTGCCTTTTATATTAGCCAACTTAAGCCTTGGGTATATAATATCTACTCTTGCAAAAAACCAGCAGCAAGCACTTCAAATGTCTTTTTTCCTTATGGTGCCCATCTTCTTACTGAGCGGCTTCATGTTCCCAAGAGAGGCAATGCCAGGAATAATATATTACCTAAGTTATATTGCTCCAGCCACATTCTTTTTAGTAATAGTAAGAGGCATTATCTTAAAAGGATTAGGTTTCTCCGAGCTATGGCAATGGGAACTCGGCTTGATAATATATATTATAATCGCTTTGAACATATCAAGATTTTTACTTAAGAGAAAGTCGTAA
- a CDS encoding universal stress protein, which produces MFRKILLAVDSTSKRYDVLKMGYEVAKLSNSKIILLHVIEMPTQVADLNPEAEELRFEKAKELLEELKNEIKDKDIIEEVVLQEGENPSMEIYNVAKRFNADLIIIGRKSGFEASIMHHSIAKFLIEKAKMPILIV; this is translated from the coding sequence ATGTTTAGAAAAATATTATTAGCAGTTGATTCGACATCAAAAAGATACGATGTATTAAAAATGGGTTATGAAGTTGCAAAGTTAAGTAATTCTAAAATCATACTCTTACATGTTATTGAAATGCCTACACAGGTTGCTGATCTGAATCCGGAAGCAGAAGAATTGAGGTTCGAAAAGGCCAAAGAGCTATTAGAAGAACTTAAGAATGAAATAAAGGATAAAGATATTATTGAAGAAGTTGTACTTCAAGAGGGAGAAAATCCTTCAATGGAAATTTATAATGTTGCGAAAAGATTTAATGCTGATTTAATAATAATAGGGAGAAAATCTGGTTTTGAGGCCTCAATTATGCACCATTCAATAGCTAAGTTTTTAATTGAAAAAGCAAAAATGCCCATATTAATAGTTTAG
- a CDS encoding sulfite exporter TauE/SafE family protein, translating to MTFSKKTILLGFFLILFIFLFFLTPHAFAAKDIILAEETSLKIPWWIWPLSLFVFCFGLGIIAVLAGVGGGVLFVPILGTFFPFHMDFVRGAGLMVALAGSLSAGPGLLMRNLASLRLCMPMALIASISSIMGAMVGLALPQNIVRIALGLVILAICFVLLTSKRSEFPEITKRDKIAQILGIHGIYYEITQRRNINWQIQNSHIGFILFFLVGFIAGMFGLGAGWANVAVFNLVLGAPLKISVASSNFLLSITDTSAAWIYLNNGAVLPIIAVPSVVGMMLGSQVGVRLLARTKPRIVRWLVIILLSLSGLMSILKGFSVI from the coding sequence GTGACTTTTTCAAAAAAAACGATCTTGCTTGGCTTCTTTCTTATTTTATTTATTTTTTTGTTTTTTTTAACACCTCATGCTTTTGCTGCAAAGGATATTATTCTTGCTGAAGAAACTTCCTTAAAAATACCATGGTGGATATGGCCCTTGTCTTTATTTGTCTTTTGTTTTGGTTTAGGGATTATAGCAGTTTTAGCAGGTGTTGGAGGAGGTGTTCTTTTTGTCCCTATACTTGGAACGTTTTTCCCATTTCATATGGACTTTGTAAGGGGCGCTGGTTTAATGGTAGCTCTAGCAGGGTCTCTTTCTGCTGGTCCCGGGCTTTTGATGAGAAATCTTGCTTCTCTTAGACTTTGTATGCCAATGGCTTTAATTGCGTCGATTTCTTCAATTATGGGTGCTATGGTAGGGTTGGCTTTGCCTCAAAATATTGTTAGAATTGCTCTTGGACTGGTCATTCTTGCCATCTGCTTTGTACTTCTTACCTCAAAAAGATCTGAATTTCCAGAAATAACAAAGCGTGATAAGATTGCTCAGATTCTTGGTATACATGGTATTTACTATGAAATAACACAAAGAAGAAACATTAATTGGCAAATTCAAAATTCACATATTGGTTTTATACTGTTTTTTCTAGTTGGTTTTATTGCTGGCATGTTTGGATTGGGCGCTGGTTGGGCTAATGTGGCCGTTTTTAACTTAGTTTTAGGTGCTCCATTAAAAATTTCGGTAGCTTCGAGTAACTTTTTACTGTCTATTACAGATACATCTGCTGCATGGATATATTTAAACAATGGAGCAGTGTTGCCCATTATCGCAGTTCCTTCAGTAGTAGGTATGATGCTAGGTTCCCAGGTTGGTGTGAGACTCCTTGCTCGTACCAAGCCCAGAATTGTAAGGTGGCTAGTAATTATTTTACTTTCTCTTTCTGGTTTGATGAGCATTTTAAAAGGTTTTTCAGTAATATAA
- a CDS encoding sulfite exporter TauE/SafE family protein, producing the protein MLKGFFDKLYKTGGFITEAAKAQGRWQLETSNTILMKRKKILFLLFLPVIAGAAMQCAFAAGPAYIGGGHAYMPAVATTQMLLGILVIGLLSGLITGVIGAGGGYVLTPALMTLGVKGIMAVGTDQFAIFANAILGTTLHKKLGNVNLWLAVWFVVGSFVGVTTGAAINRSIYALSPALSDAFISTVYVILLGILGFYSTMDYIKLRRGQKDTSRKAILDVRTNFSRWLQSIPLKPRIKFDDHIFEGGLSISVYPVIICGFTVGFVAAIMGVGGGFLTFPLFVYGLGVSTFTTVGTDILQIIFTTAYSSIFNYAIYGYIFYSIAITMLLGSLIGVQIGAMVTTFVKGSTIKLFYALTILAGFVNRLAALPPRLSDANIIAISKETSNALTMVGTVVFFGLVAVFGFFVLYTFFTNVIISKKSVREAIESKKIS; encoded by the coding sequence ATGTTAAAAGGTTTTTTTGACAAGCTTTATAAGACAGGAGGATTTATTACTGAAGCGGCTAAGGCTCAAGGCAGGTGGCAGCTTGAAACCAGCAATACGATCTTGATGAAGAGAAAGAAAATTTTATTTTTGTTGTTTCTTCCAGTAATTGCAGGAGCGGCTATGCAGTGTGCATTTGCAGCAGGGCCAGCTTATATTGGAGGTGGGCATGCCTATATGCCAGCTGTAGCTACTACTCAGATGCTTCTTGGAATACTTGTAATAGGTTTATTATCTGGATTAATTACCGGCGTTATAGGAGCTGGTGGTGGATATGTACTTACCCCTGCACTTATGACACTTGGAGTAAAGGGGATTATGGCAGTCGGAACAGATCAATTTGCAATTTTTGCAAATGCAATACTAGGTACTACCTTACACAAAAAATTAGGAAACGTAAATCTCTGGCTTGCGGTTTGGTTTGTTGTAGGTTCCTTTGTAGGTGTAACAACAGGCGCAGCTATCAATAGAAGCATCTATGCACTAAGCCCTGCATTAAGCGACGCGTTTATTTCTACAGTATACGTAATACTGCTTGGGATACTTGGATTTTATTCAACTATGGATTATATAAAGCTAAGAAGAGGACAAAAGGATACATCAAGAAAGGCAATTTTAGATGTTAGAACCAATTTTTCACGCTGGCTTCAAAGCATACCATTAAAGCCTAGAATAAAGTTTGACGATCACATATTCGAAGGTGGACTAAGTATATCAGTATATCCAGTTATTATATGTGGTTTTACAGTCGGTTTTGTAGCAGCAATAATGGGTGTCGGCGGCGGATTTTTGACCTTTCCTCTATTTGTATACGGTTTAGGGGTTTCAACTTTCACCACAGTAGGTACAGATATTCTTCAAATAATTTTCACAACAGCATACTCCTCAATCTTTAATTATGCAATATATGGTTACATTTTCTACAGCATAGCCATAACAATGCTTCTTGGATCTCTCATAGGTGTTCAAATAGGCGCCATGGTTACTACATTCGTAAAGGGTTCAACAATTAAGCTATTCTATGCCCTTACTATTCTTGCAGGTTTTGTTAACAGACTTGCAGCACTTCCGCCAAGGCTCTCAGACGCCAATATTATAGCTATTAGCAAGGAAACATCAAACGCATTAACGATGGTTGGAACAGTTGTATTCTTTGGCCTGGTAGCAGTGTTTGGATTCTTTGTGTTGTACACATTCTTTACTAACGTCATAATCTCAAAGAAGTCTGTCAGGGAAGCCATTGAATCAAAGAAGATTTCTTGA
- a CDS encoding universal stress protein, whose product MNPILIIIRDLKNDKKVLKSGLEKAIEEGRPAVIAKIIERPEHLGVYNPEAEEYLVQKAWQEVDKAIEEGERLGINVYGMVKIGSLEEKINEIAKEIKAKLIVIGQKKISGFKKLVFGHSNKEGNNFEDTCPVLLVGKK is encoded by the coding sequence GTGAATCCAATCCTAATAATAATAAGAGATCTAAAAAATGATAAAAAAGTTTTAAAAAGTGGACTTGAAAAGGCAATCGAAGAAGGAAGGCCAGCAGTTATAGCAAAAATAATAGAAAGGCCAGAACATCTTGGGGTATACAATCCAGAAGCTGAAGAATATCTAGTTCAAAAAGCATGGCAAGAAGTTGATAAAGCAATTGAAGAAGGCGAAAGATTAGGAATTAACGTTTATGGAATGGTCAAAATAGGCTCATTAGAAGAAAAGATCAATGAAATAGCAAAAGAAATAAAAGCAAAGCTAATAGTAATTGGCCAGAAAAAAATAAGCGGCTTTAAAAAGTTAGTATTCGGACATAGCAACAAGGAAGGAAACAATTTCGAAGATACATGCCCAGTGTTACTTGTTGGGAAAAAATAA
- the phnD gene encoding phosphate/phosphite/phosphonate ABC transporter substrate-binding protein translates to MLIVIKTDFSLQPTSYINFSEKLSNSYLEQNKTNLLRVVVSSTLNPKETIYIYQPLLQYISKKTGLQSVLIQKRTNFEIKDLFNSKAVDIGIITASAYVLDEDQMDILAIPVINNDLTFSSVIVSNKENIKTFEDLRGKSIAFTDIASFSGYLIPLYYLKENNLDINYFSDHIFTFNSSDSIRALLDDIVDAAALNSKFFRTYVKENPEKAKNLHIVWQSPIRIGNPPIVARKNINPIIEKRVKDALINMSNDPEGQKILKTLGYDSFSQPQPTLYLPIKIILKKLEQ, encoded by the coding sequence TTGTTAATCGTTATAAAAACAGATTTTAGCCTTCAACCAACTTCATATATAAACTTTAGCGAAAAACTTTCAAATAGTTATCTAGAACAAAACAAAACCAATCTTTTAAGGGTGGTAGTTTCATCCACCCTTAATCCAAAGGAAACAATATATATCTACCAACCATTGCTTCAATATATTTCAAAAAAAACTGGACTTCAATCAGTGTTAATTCAAAAAAGAACCAACTTTGAAATAAAAGATTTATTCAATTCTAAAGCAGTTGATATCGGGATAATAACTGCAAGTGCCTATGTGCTTGATGAGGATCAAATGGACATTTTAGCAATACCTGTAATAAATAATGACTTAACCTTTTCATCCGTTATAGTTTCAAATAAAGAAAACATAAAAACGTTTGAAGATTTGAGAGGAAAATCAATAGCATTTACTGACATTGCATCGTTTTCAGGATATCTTATACCTCTGTATTATCTAAAAGAAAACAATCTCGATATAAACTACTTTTCAGATCACATTTTCACATTTAATAGTTCAGATTCTATTCGGGCTCTCTTGGACGATATAGTTGATGCGGCAGCTTTAAATAGCAAATTTTTTAGAACATATGTAAAAGAAAATCCTGAAAAAGCAAAAAATTTACACATTGTCTGGCAATCCCCAATAAGAATTGGCAATCCTCCAATAGTAGCTAGAAAAAACATAAATCCCATAATCGAAAAAAGAGTTAAAGATGCTCTAATAAACATGTCAAATGATCCAGAAGGTCAAAAAATTCTTAAAACTCTCGGATATGATAGTTTTTCACAACCCCAACCAACTCTGTATTTGCCTATAAAAATAATACTCAAAAAACTTGAACAATGA